One Triticum dicoccoides isolate Atlit2015 ecotype Zavitan chromosome 5B, WEW_v2.0, whole genome shotgun sequence genomic window carries:
- the LOC119305361 gene encoding transcription repressor OFP13-like: protein MGKKGALTSIFSRSSSLASDSSTAAVIPWPWPSCRDPQTDSFRAGEEPCATAADGSRCGPVAARHCKLVGGPAEMYKTVNSVYIDPDDGESFSCLSAEEEETVVVEDDGFLTPTASEEWSEAVIRSLSRTTSSTGRFFFDQGPATNSILSAAAASTTGSTPPEEENDKSAAASTTGSTPPEEENDKSAALSKNEKPGDGGKSLVVEESVAVPVDSADPYGDFLSSMEEMVVAHQLRGWDALEELLVWYLRVNAKNHHPLIVSAFVDLLVRLSASATANTSTTTRTMTSSSSTSSSSSSTSSTSTTSSSTSTSTGGDGVVVSATSATGQCDGGNEASASCSSSSSCAPRDDDEASRGED, encoded by the coding sequence ATGGGCAAGAAAGGTGCCCTCACCTCCATCTTCTCCAGGTCCTCCAGCCTCGCTAGCGACTCCTCCACGGCGGCCGTGATACCCTGGCCGTGGCCATCCTGCCGGGACCCGCAGACCGACTCCTTCCGTGCCGGCGAGGAGCCCTGCGCCACGGCTGCTGATGGCAGCAGGTGCGGCCCTGTCGCCGCGAGGCACTGCAAGCTGGTGGGTGGCCCCGCCGAGATGTACAAGACGGTCAACTCGGTCTACATCGACCCCGACGACGGCGAGTCATTCTCTTGCCTCAGCGCCGAGGAGGAGGAAACGGTTGTAGTGGAGGACGACGGCTTCTTGACGCCCACTGCGTCCGAGGAGTGGTCAGAGGCTGTGATCCGCAGCCTCAGCCGGACGACCTCGTCCACCGGCCGCTTCTTCTTCGACCAGGGGCCAGCGACCAACTCCATCCTGTCTGCGGCGGCGGCCTCGACAACCGGCAGTACACCACCGGAGGAGGAGAATGACAAGTCGGCGGCGGCCTCGACAACCGGCAGTACACCACCGGAGGAGGAGAATGACAAGTCGGCGGCGCTGTCCAAGAACGAGAAGCCAGGAGATGGTGGCAAGTCGCTGGTGGTGGAGGAGAGCGTGGCGGTGCCAGTGGACTCGGCGGACCCGTACGGGGACTTCCTGTCGTCCATGGAGGAGATGGTGGTCGCGCACCAGCTGCGCGGCTGGGacgcgctggaggagctgctggtaTGGTACCTGCGGGTGAACGCCAAGAACCACCACCCACTCATCGTCAGCGCCTTCGTCGACCTGCTCGTCCGCCTCAGCGCCAGCGCCACGGCAAACACCTCGACGACGACAAGGACGATGACGTCGAGTAGTAGCACCAGCAGctcgagcagcagcacgagcagcaCGAGTACTACAAGTAGCAGCACGAGTACGAGTACTGGTGGCGACGGTGTGGTTGTTAGTGCTACATCAGCAACGGGACAATGCGACGGCGGGAATGAAGCTTCTGCGTCTTGCTCGTCGTCTTCTTCGTGCGCCCCGCGTGACGACGACGAGGCCAGTCGTGGGGAAGACTAG